The following proteins are co-located in the Acidicapsa acidisoli genome:
- a CDS encoding inositol monophosphatase family protein, whose translation MSENSLQNRLLIACAVAREAGALQKRRFLDRDNMIYKFKGPQDYLTATDGEVEKLVRERLLTAFPGDTFLGEEDGGQESDQTWVVDPIDGTSNFARGIAHFCVSIAFVHKGVASIGVIYQPMSDELFAAARGMGATLNGEPIKTSSTTSLDKSLLEVGRASRQPQATYLAMLDKVMATGVAIRGAGSGALAVANVAAGRVDGCFESHMYSWDCLAGLVLVEEAGGRVNDFLAGDGLLKGNVIFASAPGIAEELAALVGVPLPTLA comes from the coding sequence ATGAGCGAAAATTCCCTGCAAAACCGGCTCCTGATAGCCTGCGCCGTCGCGCGCGAGGCTGGAGCACTCCAGAAGCGCCGGTTTCTCGACCGCGACAACATGATCTACAAGTTCAAAGGACCACAGGATTACCTCACTGCCACCGACGGCGAGGTGGAAAAGCTCGTCCGCGAGCGTCTGCTGACGGCCTTCCCCGGCGATACCTTTCTCGGCGAAGAAGACGGCGGCCAGGAGAGCGACCAGACCTGGGTCGTCGATCCCATCGACGGCACTTCGAACTTCGCGCGCGGCATCGCGCACTTCTGCGTTTCAATCGCCTTCGTGCACAAGGGCGTGGCTTCGATCGGCGTCATCTACCAGCCCATGTCCGACGAGCTCTTTGCCGCAGCCAGGGGCATGGGGGCAACCTTGAATGGCGAACCGATCAAGACCTCCTCGACCACCAGCCTCGACAAGTCCTTGCTGGAAGTTGGCCGCGCCTCGCGCCAGCCGCAGGCGACCTATCTCGCCATGCTGGACAAGGTGATGGCCACCGGAGTTGCAATTCGCGGAGCCGGTTCCGGAGCGCTCGCCGTGGCCAACGTCGCCGCCGGCCGCGTCGACGGCTGCTTTGAATCGCATATGTACTCCTGGGACTGCCTCGCCGGCCTCGTTCTGGTCGAAGAAGCAGGCGGCCGCGTTAACGACTTTCTGGCTGGCGACGGACTGCTCAAAGGCAACGTCATCTTCGCCTCAGCTCCGGGGATCGCCGAAGAGCTCGCGGCACTGGTAGGAGTTCCGCTGCCGACCCTCGCATAG
- the pruA gene encoding L-glutamate gamma-semialdehyde dehydrogenase — protein MSFDTVSGIALRSPHGEFVNEPFVNFAESENARAMRAALNHVESQLGREYDLIIGGHREKTTGKITSLNPARPAQVVGVHQKAGAEHAQEAMDAALRAFHSWSRVSVEVRASLLLNAAAIIRERKLEFAAWLTYEVGKNWAEADADVAETIDFLEFYAREALRLAKATTPIQFPGERNRLVYIPLGVGAVIPPWNFPFAIMAGMTAAAIVTGNTVILKPSSDSPTIAAQFMEVLEEAGLPAGVVNFCPGSGATFGNAIVAHPKTRFIAFTGSKSVGLDIHELAAKTQPGQIWIKRTVLEMGGKDSILVCADADIDVAADGIVASAFGFSGQKCSACSRAIIEAPVYDSLVEKVRDRVGKLTVGDPVENPNLGPVVNASAKESILGYIEKGKQEGRLVAGGSAIETNAGGYFLEPTVFADIDPDAVISQEEIFGPVLALIKVESYEEGLAVVNNTEYGLTGAIYTNDRSRLDHAAAEFHVGNLYLNRKCTGAMVGAHPFGGFNMSGTDSKAGGPDYLLLFTQAKSVAEKL, from the coding sequence ATGAGTTTCGACACCGTTTCCGGAATTGCACTTCGTTCGCCCCACGGCGAGTTTGTGAATGAGCCCTTTGTCAACTTCGCAGAGTCAGAGAATGCCCGCGCCATGCGCGCAGCTCTGAACCATGTGGAGTCGCAACTCGGCCGCGAGTACGACCTGATCATCGGCGGCCATCGCGAGAAGACAACGGGCAAGATCACATCGCTGAACCCGGCGCGGCCCGCGCAGGTTGTCGGCGTCCATCAGAAGGCAGGCGCGGAGCACGCGCAGGAAGCCATGGATGCGGCGCTGCGTGCCTTTCACTCCTGGAGCCGCGTGTCTGTCGAAGTGCGCGCCTCGCTGCTTCTGAACGCGGCGGCGATCATCCGCGAGCGCAAGCTGGAATTCGCAGCGTGGCTCACCTACGAGGTCGGCAAGAACTGGGCCGAGGCCGACGCCGACGTCGCAGAAACCATTGATTTTCTTGAGTTTTACGCCCGCGAGGCGCTTCGCTTGGCCAAAGCCACAACGCCGATACAGTTCCCCGGCGAGCGCAACCGGCTGGTCTACATTCCACTCGGCGTGGGAGCCGTCATTCCGCCGTGGAACTTCCCTTTCGCCATCATGGCCGGAATGACCGCAGCGGCCATCGTCACCGGCAATACGGTAATCCTGAAACCCTCCAGCGATTCCCCGACCATCGCGGCCCAGTTTATGGAAGTGCTGGAAGAGGCTGGACTTCCGGCCGGAGTCGTCAATTTCTGCCCCGGATCTGGTGCAACCTTTGGCAATGCCATCGTCGCCCACCCGAAGACCCGCTTCATTGCCTTTACCGGCTCAAAATCGGTCGGACTGGACATTCACGAACTAGCGGCCAAGACGCAGCCCGGCCAGATCTGGATCAAGCGAACGGTCCTCGAAATGGGCGGCAAGGACTCGATCCTCGTTTGCGCCGACGCCGATATCGACGTCGCAGCCGACGGAATCGTCGCCTCGGCCTTCGGTTTCAGCGGCCAGAAGTGCTCGGCCTGTTCCCGTGCGATTATCGAAGCGCCGGTCTATGACTCCCTCGTCGAAAAGGTTCGCGACCGGGTAGGAAAGCTCACGGTCGGCGATCCGGTCGAGAACCCGAACCTCGGCCCCGTGGTCAACGCCAGCGCAAAGGAAAGCATCCTCGGTTATATCGAAAAGGGCAAGCAAGAGGGCCGGCTGGTCGCGGGCGGCTCGGCAATTGAAACGAATGCCGGCGGCTATTTCCTCGAACCCACCGTCTTCGCCGACATCGATCCCGACGCCGTGATTTCGCAGGAAGAAATCTTCGGGCCTGTGCTGGCGCTGATCAAGGTCGAGAGCTACGAAGAGGGCCTCGCGGTCGTCAACAACACCGAATACGGCCTGACCGGAGCCATCTACACAAACGACCGGTCACGGCTGGACCATGCAGCAGCCGAGTTCCACGTCGGCAATCTCTACCTCAATCGCAAATGCACCGGCGCAATGGTGGGAGCGCATCCCTTCGGCGGCTTCAACATGAGCGGAACGGACTCCAAGGCCGGCGGCCCGGATTATCTGCTGCTCTTCACGCAGGCCAAATCCGTTGCCGAAAAGCTATAA
- a CDS encoding c-type cytochrome gives MKLTSLRAAGASLTLLTLGFGALLFSASAQMGSSGQFDGKWLHRVPDEDRARSNPLAHQPQAAEAGKALFAENCAKCHGADANGRTHPPPRPSLRSARIRHATDGELSWMLRNGDPYQGMPSWASLPEQQRWQIIAYLRTLPPRSSAAKH, from the coding sequence ATGAAACTTACATCGCTGCGGGCCGCTGGGGCTTCTTTGACACTGTTGACACTCGGTTTTGGAGCACTTTTATTCAGCGCAAGCGCTCAAATGGGTTCGTCCGGTCAATTTGACGGCAAATGGCTCCATCGGGTTCCGGACGAGGACCGTGCGCGCAGCAATCCTCTGGCGCATCAGCCGCAGGCAGCAGAGGCCGGTAAGGCGCTCTTTGCTGAAAACTGCGCCAAATGTCATGGGGCTGACGCCAATGGACGCACCCATCCGCCGCCGCGTCCCAGCCTGCGCAGCGCGCGAATTCGCCACGCCACGGACGGCGAGCTAAGCTGGATGCTTCGCAACGGCGATCCGTACCAGGGAATGCCTTCGTGGGCTTCTCTGCCGGAGCAGCAACGATGGCAGATTATCGCCTACCTGCGCACGCTGCCGCCGAGATCGTCCGCAGCGAAGCATTAG
- a CDS encoding glycosyltransferase: MTPDKQIFLDPHRKRWKRLRRVLDISALLFTVVVAIFIFNVLRQQKLPDLLLSSPKHNFKALRDRQSDLIRAEKAKEKPARRRTARRPSDIPFNTGESLRAAYYRPDNAASYSSFKEHVHQLDILFPVWLHVSEPDGNLMDESSDDRREYRAVDNHGVHDPDEMNKVKNVITAAKEDTEIFPNLSSFNPQNQSFDPAIGGVLTDPVKSQALRSQIISFFVGLPAYRGLSLDLENIPDNAQEAYLQFIQALYSDMHARNLRLYINVEVSTDDDTLKRMAANSDGLLVMNYDEHEEGSEPGPVASQSWFLDNLKRVLKVVPKGKIICAVGNYGYDWQISIPDPKDKKHPKPKVLFTDDLSVQDAWQRASDADADLDLDYDSLNPHYSFIDEDNHVRHVVWFLDAVTMLNEMRGARALGIQTFALWSLGQEDRSLWSIWDKPSSPDSLNALSVVPPGHDLDDEGVGDIIRITERPKPGRRTIELDTDDTDPRSRLIIDEHMDSYPLGYKVEHYGYHPGEVALSFDDGPDPTWTPKVLDILKQKNVKGTFMLIGSEAQENVGLMQRLVREGHEIGNHTYSHPDISEVSSRQLQLELNLTERLFASKLGIQPLYFRPPYDIDQDPDTDDQAEPADRVEKMGYVVVGDNIDTDDWDEHPRKSPQEITASVLAQLDNMKTKPQFQGSIILMHDGGGNRAPTVAALPVLIDALRAHGYKIVPVSSLMGKTTAEVMPKITGMQYWRARADSVAFSILSFFGHFIVLVFFVGDVLMSARLVLVGILAIIDRLRKHREPTPGFTPRVAVLVPAYNEETVIVRTVRSVLNSSYPNLHVVVIDDGSSDRTAEVAREAYAPEIAAGKVAVLTKANGGKAAALNYAVDCLTEEFYVGIDADTVIAPDAIAKLIPHFEDPLVGAVAGNAKVGNRVNLWTRWQALEYITSQNFERRALDLFNVVTVVPGAIGAWRTAPVKAAGGYPLNTVAEDADLTMSLLEQRLKVVYEDRSLAFTEAPVDAKGLMRQRFRWSFGTLQAVWKHRAAFVRNKAMGLFALPNIIVFQMLLPLVSPFIDIMFLFGVGQFFWDRYYHPESASNASFEKLLAYFLTFMVIDFITSSVAFSLERKHPANKGDVWLLFHIWLQRFAYRQVFSVVLFKTVKRAIDGRPFNWDKIARTAKMSKQTDELMESV, from the coding sequence ATGACACCCGACAAACAGATTTTTCTCGACCCGCATCGTAAACGCTGGAAGCGGCTCCGCCGCGTTCTGGACATTTCCGCACTCCTGTTTACAGTGGTGGTTGCAATCTTTATCTTCAATGTGCTTCGCCAGCAGAAGCTTCCCGATCTGCTGCTGTCCAGTCCGAAGCACAACTTCAAAGCACTCCGCGACCGGCAATCGGATCTGATCCGGGCAGAAAAAGCTAAAGAAAAGCCGGCGCGGCGAAGGACGGCGCGCAGACCTTCCGACATCCCCTTCAACACCGGGGAAAGTCTCCGCGCTGCGTATTACCGGCCAGATAATGCGGCCAGCTACTCCTCGTTCAAAGAGCACGTTCATCAACTGGATATTCTCTTTCCGGTCTGGCTCCACGTTTCGGAGCCTGACGGAAATCTGATGGACGAATCCAGCGATGACCGCCGGGAGTATCGTGCGGTCGATAATCACGGCGTTCATGATCCAGACGAGATGAACAAGGTCAAGAACGTGATTACGGCCGCCAAGGAAGATACCGAAATCTTCCCGAATCTGAGCAGCTTCAACCCGCAAAATCAGAGCTTCGATCCAGCCATTGGCGGAGTGCTGACCGACCCTGTCAAGAGTCAGGCGTTGCGCTCGCAGATCATCAGCTTCTTTGTCGGTCTGCCGGCATACCGCGGACTCTCGCTGGACCTCGAAAACATACCGGACAACGCCCAGGAAGCCTACCTCCAGTTCATCCAGGCGCTGTACTCAGATATGCATGCGCGTAATCTGCGCCTCTATATCAACGTCGAGGTTTCGACCGACGACGACACGCTGAAGCGCATGGCGGCCAACTCCGACGGACTGCTCGTCATGAACTACGACGAGCATGAAGAAGGTAGCGAACCGGGCCCCGTCGCCTCGCAGTCGTGGTTCCTCGACAACCTTAAGCGCGTTCTGAAGGTTGTGCCGAAGGGAAAGATCATCTGCGCCGTCGGGAACTACGGCTACGACTGGCAAATCTCGATCCCTGACCCGAAAGACAAAAAGCACCCCAAGCCGAAGGTGCTTTTTACCGATGACCTGAGCGTCCAAGATGCATGGCAGCGGGCTTCGGACGCGGACGCCGATCTCGATCTGGATTACGACTCGCTGAACCCGCACTATTCCTTCATCGACGAGGACAACCACGTCCGACATGTCGTCTGGTTTCTGGATGCCGTGACCATGCTCAATGAGATGCGCGGCGCGCGGGCGTTGGGTATTCAGACCTTTGCGCTATGGTCGCTGGGGCAGGAAGACCGCTCGCTCTGGAGCATCTGGGACAAGCCAAGCAGCCCTGATTCTCTGAACGCACTAAGTGTTGTCCCCCCTGGTCATGACCTGGACGATGAAGGCGTCGGAGACATTATCCGCATCACGGAGAGGCCAAAGCCGGGGAGACGCACCATCGAACTCGACACCGACGACACCGATCCTCGAAGCAGACTCATCATAGACGAGCACATGGATTCCTATCCATTGGGCTACAAAGTGGAGCACTACGGCTACCATCCCGGCGAGGTCGCTCTCAGCTTCGATGACGGGCCAGATCCCACCTGGACGCCAAAGGTCCTCGACATTCTGAAACAGAAGAACGTCAAAGGTACCTTCATGCTGATCGGCTCGGAGGCGCAGGAAAACGTGGGCCTGATGCAGCGCCTCGTGCGCGAAGGTCACGAGATCGGCAATCACACCTACAGCCATCCGGATATCAGTGAGGTGTCGTCCCGGCAACTACAACTGGAACTCAACCTCACCGAGCGGCTCTTTGCCAGCAAGCTGGGCATCCAGCCACTTTATTTCCGGCCTCCGTACGACATCGACCAGGACCCCGATACCGATGATCAGGCCGAGCCTGCCGACCGCGTCGAGAAGATGGGCTACGTGGTCGTAGGTGACAACATCGACACCGACGACTGGGACGAGCATCCGCGCAAGTCTCCACAGGAGATCACTGCCTCGGTGCTTGCGCAGTTGGACAACATGAAGACCAAGCCGCAGTTCCAGGGCAGCATCATTCTCATGCATGATGGCGGCGGCAACCGCGCGCCCACCGTGGCCGCGCTGCCGGTGCTGATCGATGCCCTGCGCGCCCACGGCTACAAGATCGTGCCCGTCTCTTCGCTGATGGGCAAGACTACAGCGGAAGTGATGCCGAAAATCACAGGAATGCAGTACTGGAGGGCGCGTGCCGACTCGGTCGCCTTCAGCATTCTGTCCTTCTTCGGTCACTTCATCGTGCTGGTCTTCTTCGTTGGAGATGTGTTGATGAGCGCGCGGCTGGTGCTGGTGGGAATCCTCGCCATCATCGACCGGCTACGCAAGCATCGCGAGCCGACTCCGGGTTTTACTCCGCGAGTCGCCGTACTGGTGCCCGCGTACAACGAGGAGACAGTCATCGTCCGCACCGTGCGTTCGGTCCTGAATTCGAGCTACCCCAATCTGCATGTAGTGGTGATCGACGACGGATCAAGCGACCGCACAGCCGAGGTAGCCCGCGAAGCCTACGCACCCGAGATCGCAGCCGGAAAAGTGGCCGTGTTGACCAAGGCCAACGGTGGCAAGGCGGCTGCGCTCAACTATGCCGTCGATTGCCTGACAGAGGAGTTCTACGTCGGCATCGACGCCGATACGGTCATCGCACCCGACGCCATCGCCAAGCTGATTCCGCATTTTGAAGATCCGCTGGTAGGCGCCGTCGCCGGCAACGCCAAGGTCGGCAATCGCGTCAACCTCTGGACACGCTGGCAGGCTCTTGAATACATCACCAGCCAGAACTTCGAGCGCCGCGCCCTCGACCTCTTCAACGTGGTCACTGTCGTTCCGGGCGCAATCGGCGCCTGGCGAACCGCGCCGGTGAAAGCTGCCGGAGGTTACCCTCTCAACACAGTCGCGGAGGATGCCGATCTGACCATGAGTCTGCTGGAGCAGAGGCTTAAGGTCGTCTACGAAGATCGGTCGCTCGCGTTTACCGAAGCTCCGGTCGACGCGAAAGGCCTGATGCGGCAGCGATTCCGCTGGTCCTTTGGAACACTCCAAGCGGTATGGAAGCATCGCGCGGCCTTTGTGCGCAACAAGGCAATGGGACTGTTCGCACTGCCCAACATCATCGTCTTTCAGATGCTGCTGCCGCTGGTCTCACCCTTCATCGACATCATGTTCCTCTTCGGTGTCGGGCAGTTCTTCTGGGACCGCTACTATCACCCTGAGTCGGCGAGCAATGCATCGTTCGAAAAGCTGCTGGCCTACTTCCTGACCTTCATGGTGATCGACTTCATCACCTCCTCAGTCGCCTTCAGCCTGGAGCGCAAGCACCCCGCTAACAAGGGCGACGTCTGGCTGCTCTTCCATATCTGGCTGCAGCGCTTCGCCTATCGCCAGGTATTTTCCGTAGTGCTCTTCAAAACCGTGAAACGCGCCATCGACGGACGGCCTTTCAACTGGGACAAGATCGCCCGCACGGCCAAGATGAGCAAGCAAACCGACGAATTGATGGAAAGTGTTTAG
- a CDS encoding ArnT family glycosyltransferase, which yields MRQFKARHISGQNKAAAQNVQPEGKEVKSTPAAKLESTPEPASTPVPSVSWQAGRPGCFGWRWLGWRAMAALIGGLILRLWMLSAFPQDNGDALIYGGIARNIVLHGAFAITDGSGVVHSTLIRLPGYPLFLALCFRFFGIANYNAVTYLQIFLELGACLLQADFVRRISSPRAGLNALWLGAMCPFTAVYTSAPLTESLTFDAICLAMWSLERYSSGMAKGKPEPGMRAWSALGLFTLAISSAALLRPDGALLAFTLWPALLFSSRQAGVSLRPALRNALRNALLCGVISVLPFAVWTARNWRTFHVFEPLAPRYANDPGEDPHLGWQHWVKTWCLDFSCTYQIYWNVPDNTIELSDLPSQAFDSPAQQQQTAQLISEYNVDQEITPALDARFESLARERAASHPLRTWLLLPMGRLADMTFRPRVENLPIDLRWWQYYLHHAETKFSVAYGLVNLLLIVLGIAGLVCRPRYWPYMAAYLVLRSLLLLTIEAPETRYTLEFFPMLFAAGGIALQRIFSGQKSGTKSRRKQLQT from the coding sequence GTGCGTCAATTCAAAGCGAGACACATTTCTGGGCAAAACAAGGCTGCTGCGCAAAACGTGCAGCCTGAGGGTAAGGAAGTCAAATCCACTCCTGCGGCAAAACTCGAATCAACGCCGGAACCGGCGTCTACTCCTGTTCCCAGTGTAAGCTGGCAGGCCGGGCGTCCCGGCTGCTTTGGCTGGCGCTGGCTGGGCTGGCGGGCAATGGCCGCACTGATCGGCGGGCTGATTCTTCGCTTGTGGATGCTCTCCGCTTTTCCGCAGGATAACGGCGACGCGCTGATTTACGGCGGCATTGCCAGGAATATCGTTCTCCATGGAGCATTTGCCATTACCGACGGAAGCGGCGTGGTCCACTCAACGCTGATCCGGCTGCCGGGCTACCCGCTTTTTCTTGCGCTTTGCTTTCGTTTCTTCGGTATCGCCAACTATAACGCTGTTACATACTTACAGATTTTTCTCGAACTCGGAGCGTGTCTGCTGCAGGCTGATTTTGTCCGCCGGATCAGTTCGCCGAGGGCTGGTCTAAACGCGCTTTGGTTGGGCGCGATGTGCCCGTTCACGGCGGTCTATACTTCTGCTCCGCTGACCGAATCGCTCACTTTCGACGCGATCTGCCTAGCGATGTGGTCGCTGGAACGATATTCCAGCGGAATGGCGAAGGGCAAACCTGAACCAGGCATGAGGGCATGGAGCGCTCTGGGTCTCTTTACTCTTGCCATTAGTTCCGCTGCGCTTCTGCGTCCGGACGGCGCTTTGCTGGCCTTTACTCTATGGCCGGCTTTGCTGTTCTCATCGCGTCAAGCCGGAGTTTCACTGAGGCCGGCATTGCGCAATGCCCTGCGGAATGCTTTGCTGTGCGGCGTGATCTCGGTGCTTCCCTTTGCCGTGTGGACTGCGCGCAACTGGCGGACATTCCATGTTTTCGAGCCGCTTGCCCCGCGCTACGCCAACGATCCCGGCGAAGACCCGCACCTTGGCTGGCAGCACTGGGTCAAGACGTGGTGCCTCGACTTCAGTTGCACGTACCAGATTTACTGGAATGTGCCGGACAATACGATCGAATTGAGCGATCTGCCGAGCCAGGCTTTCGACTCGCCAGCGCAACAGCAGCAGACGGCGCAGTTGATCTCCGAATACAACGTGGATCAAGAGATTACGCCGGCGCTCGACGCTCGCTTTGAATCCCTGGCGCGGGAACGGGCCGCAAGCCATCCGCTGCGTACCTGGTTGCTGCTGCCGATGGGACGGCTGGCGGATATGACGTTTCGTCCGCGCGTTGAAAATCTGCCAATCGATCTGCGCTGGTGGCAATATTACCTGCATCACGCGGAAACGAAATTCAGCGTGGCCTACGGTTTGGTCAATCTGTTACTTATCGTGCTGGGGATAGCCGGGCTTGTCTGCCGCCCGCGTTACTGGCCGTACATGGCCGCGTATTTAGTGCTGCGCAGCCTGCTTCTGCTCACGATCGAAGCGCCTGAGACTCGCTATACGCTCGAATTTTTCCCGATGCTCTTTGCGGCGGGCGGGATCGCGCTTCAACGCATCTTCTCCGGGCAAAAGTCTGGAACAAAGTCTCGGCGAAAGCAATTGCAAACGTGA
- a CDS encoding LolA family protein, with translation MMILASRSFGLNVVLLFGLTLEATAIVPLPPLVFAQTPAPAKAPTDLEKVLTKLDASAAKFKSAQAQFVWDNVQTKPIEEDDKQTGTAIFERKDGQMKIAVHLKTFNGKPLEKDMVYSDGVGKLYEARLKQLQVFQVGEKRSELETFLTLGFGGSGKDLAKNWNITYAGTEQVSGVAATKLELTPRDASLAKTTSRVLLWIDMDKGVAVKQQKFSSDASYVVFLYNDIRLNSKIPDDAFVIKTPSGTQIVNH, from the coding sequence ATGATGATTCTCGCGTCTAGATCTTTTGGTCTCAATGTAGTGCTCCTATTCGGGCTCACCCTTGAGGCGACGGCCATTGTCCCGCTGCCGCCCCTCGTTTTCGCACAAACTCCGGCTCCCGCGAAAGCTCCGACGGATCTGGAAAAAGTTCTGACAAAGCTCGATGCTTCCGCAGCAAAATTCAAGTCCGCACAGGCGCAGTTTGTCTGGGACAACGTGCAAACGAAGCCTATCGAAGAAGACGACAAGCAGACGGGGACGGCGATCTTTGAACGGAAAGACGGCCAGATGAAAATTGCTGTCCATCTCAAGACCTTCAACGGCAAGCCGCTGGAAAAAGATATGGTCTATTCTGACGGCGTCGGAAAGCTCTATGAAGCTCGTCTGAAGCAGCTCCAGGTCTTCCAGGTCGGCGAGAAACGCTCGGAACTAGAGACATTTCTGACGCTCGGTTTTGGCGGCAGCGGCAAGGATCTGGCGAAAAACTGGAACATAACGTACGCCGGAACAGAGCAGGTAAGTGGAGTTGCCGCCACAAAGCTGGAATTGACGCCCCGCGACGCGAGTCTCGCCAAGACCACTTCCAGGGTGCTGCTCTGGATTGACATGGACAAGGGCGTCGCGGTGAAGCAGCAGAAGTTTTCCAGCGATGCCAGTTACGTCGTGTTCCTTTACAACGATATTCGCCTCAACTCAAAGATTCCAGACGATGCATTTGTGATCAAGACCCCATCGGGAACGCAGATCGTCAACCATTGA
- the serS gene encoding serine--tRNA ligase, with translation MLDLGFVRNNLPLVEEKLRVRGADPALLLGDFHSLDASRREAITQSEQYKARRNELSQQVGALKKSGQDAAANAVMEETRALKERLDALDTTAAALDDEMRQSLARIPNLTRDEVPAGKSEEDNVVVKSWGAIPAFEFTPKPHWELGESLGILDLERAAKISGARFAVYRGVGARLERALISFMLDLHTSKHGYTEILPPFMVNSKSLFGTGQLPKFGDDLFRCGDGTDFVEGEYRDNDHWLIPTAEVPVTNLYRDEILDDAKLPILLTAYTPCFRAEAGAAGKDTRGIIRQHQFQKVELVKFVRPEESDAEHEKLTRDAEEILETLGLPYRRMLLCSGDTGFSSAKTFDLEVWLPGQGLYREISSCSNFEAFQARRANIRFKPGGKGKNEFIHTINGSGLAVGRTWLAILENYQQADGSVAIPEALKPYMGGLDRITSQ, from the coding sequence ATGTTGGACTTGGGATTTGTACGCAATAACCTGCCTTTGGTGGAAGAAAAGCTGCGCGTCCGCGGTGCCGACCCGGCGTTATTGCTGGGAGATTTCCACTCCCTCGACGCTAGCCGCCGCGAGGCAATCACCCAATCTGAGCAATACAAGGCGCGGCGCAATGAGCTGAGCCAGCAGGTCGGCGCGCTGAAAAAGTCAGGGCAGGACGCAGCGGCAAATGCTGTGATGGAAGAAACCCGGGCGCTCAAAGAGCGACTGGACGCGCTCGACACGACTGCGGCGGCTCTGGATGACGAAATGCGTCAATCCCTTGCGCGCATTCCCAATCTGACCCGCGACGAAGTGCCTGCCGGAAAATCCGAAGAGGATAACGTCGTCGTCAAGAGCTGGGGCGCGATTCCAGCCTTCGAATTCACGCCTAAGCCGCATTGGGAGCTTGGCGAGTCGCTTGGAATTCTGGATTTGGAGCGCGCTGCCAAAATCAGCGGAGCACGTTTTGCCGTCTACAGGGGCGTTGGAGCGAGGCTTGAACGGGCGCTGATCAGCTTCATGCTCGATCTGCACACCAGTAAGCACGGGTATACCGAGATTCTGCCGCCCTTCATGGTGAACAGCAAGAGCCTCTTCGGAACCGGCCAGTTGCCGAAGTTCGGCGATGACCTCTTTCGATGCGGTGACGGGACGGACTTCGTCGAGGGCGAGTATCGCGACAACGATCACTGGCTGATTCCGACCGCCGAAGTTCCGGTGACCAATCTCTACCGTGACGAAATCCTTGACGACGCGAAGCTTCCCATTCTGCTCACGGCCTACACACCCTGCTTCCGCGCCGAAGCCGGAGCAGCCGGCAAGGATACCCGCGGAATCATTCGCCAGCACCAGTTCCAGAAAGTCGAATTGGTGAAATTCGTGCGTCCCGAGGAATCGGACGCCGAACATGAAAAGCTCACCCGCGACGCTGAAGAGATTCTCGAAACACTCGGTCTCCCTTACCGCCGTATGCTGCTGTGCAGCGGTGACACGGGATTTTCCTCCGCGAAGACGTTCGATCTTGAGGTCTGGCTACCAGGACAGGGTTTGTACCGGGAGATCTCTTCCTGCTCGAACTTCGAAGCCTTCCAGGCGCGGCGTGCGAATATCCGCTTCAAACCGGGCGGCAAAGGCAAAAATGAGTTCATCCACACGATCAACGGCAGCGGCCTGGCGGTGGGACGAACATGGCTGGCGATTCTCGAAAACTATCAGCAGGCCGATGGCTCGGTGGCAATTCCCGAAGCGCTGAAGCCTTATATGGGCGGCCTGGATCGGATTACCTCACAGTAA